The Solibacillus sp. FSL W7-1464 genome contains a region encoding:
- a CDS encoding N-acetylmuramoyl-L-alanine amidase family protein produces MALTFNDIVARAFANELAQYEGITSKRFDDPTGQRDVPLQERTNNANGWGAQYYISFHHNALGATWGNHTGVETFVYIGNKNTMSGELAAAIHPALVKAYGLKNRGIKEGNLHIVRETKMPAILIEGGFMDSKIDIMKLRDKNVLENAGRMIAEALATYLKLKKPSIPVEKKEGSNVFLNETGREEIRSLLKKARSEGIINSKVHTDDAIAKYDDIQLLSYQAAVINRTFNK; encoded by the coding sequence TTGGCGCTTACATTTAATGACATTGTCGCGCGAGCATTTGCGAATGAACTAGCACAATACGAGGGAATTACAAGTAAACGATTTGATGATCCAACAGGGCAAAGAGATGTACCATTACAAGAACGTACAAATAACGCGAATGGTTGGGGTGCTCAGTATTATATCTCTTTTCACCATAATGCATTAGGAGCTACATGGGGAAATCATACAGGTGTCGAGACGTTTGTGTATATTGGCAATAAAAACACAATGAGCGGAGAATTAGCAGCGGCCATTCATCCAGCGCTTGTAAAAGCTTATGGACTAAAAAATCGTGGAATTAAAGAAGGAAATTTACACATTGTCCGCGAAACAAAAATGCCGGCGATTCTAATTGAAGGCGGCTTCATGGATAGTAAGATTGACATTATGAAGCTACGTGATAAAAATGTGTTAGAAAATGCAGGGCGTATGATTGCTGAGGCGCTTGCAACATATTTAAAACTAAAAAAACCTTCTATACCAGTGGAAAAAAAGGAAGGCTCAAACGTGTTTTTAAATGAAACAGGGCGAGAAGAAATTCGCTCGTTATTAAAAAAGGCACGTAGCGAAGGAATTATTAATTCAAAAGTGCATACGGATGATGCCATCGCAAAATATGATGATATTCAGTTATTAAGCTATCAAGCAGCTGTAATTAATCGCACATTTAATAAATAG
- a CDS encoding S66 peptidase family protein gives MKIRPARLQQGDTVGLVNLSSPLKTESLGDKLAFLDELGLKYKLGNTVQDYEGYLAGSDEERIKDFHQMIVDPEVKAVFLVTGGYGVSRIIDKISYPLIEDNPKIIWGFSDVTALHTQVNEFANLVTFHGPMMSSPKGELDTLSKKMFQQLFQPIEIQYTDSISPLTAIVPGVVRGELTGGNLNRIVSTLGTKFEIDVRNKILLLEDIGETIEQIDLMLNQLRLSRKLELAAGFAIADFNMPDDTYSYADVLKVIEGYLKPFNKPVLAGFKIGHCKPNIAIPLGVDVILDADEKALRILPGVE, from the coding sequence ATGAAAATACGACCAGCAAGATTACAGCAAGGCGATACTGTAGGATTAGTAAATTTAAGCAGTCCGCTTAAGACAGAATCATTAGGTGATAAATTAGCGTTCTTAGATGAGCTAGGTTTAAAATATAAGCTTGGTAATACAGTGCAAGATTATGAAGGCTATTTGGCAGGTTCCGACGAGGAGCGTATTAAAGACTTCCATCAAATGATTGTCGATCCGGAAGTGAAGGCAGTCTTTTTAGTGACAGGCGGCTATGGAGTCTCAAGAATTATCGATAAAATAAGTTACCCATTAATCGAGGACAATCCGAAAATTATTTGGGGCTTTTCCGATGTGACGGCTCTACACACTCAAGTAAACGAGTTTGCAAATTTAGTGACATTCCATGGCCCGATGATGTCCAGTCCAAAAGGGGAGCTGGATACTCTTTCTAAAAAAATGTTCCAGCAGCTGTTCCAACCGATTGAAATTCAGTATACAGATAGCATTTCACCACTTACGGCAATTGTACCGGGAGTTGTACGCGGCGAATTGACAGGCGGAAATTTAAACCGTATTGTCAGTACGCTTGGAACGAAATTTGAAATTGATGTGCGCAATAAAATATTACTACTTGAAGATATAGGGGAAACAATTGAGCAAATTGATTTAATGCTGAACCAGCTGCGTCTTTCAAGAAAGCTGGAGCTTGCAGCAGGCTTTGCTATAGCGGACTTTAATATGCCGGATGATACATACAGCTATGCAGATGTACTGAAGGTAATAGAAGGGTATTTGAAGCCATTTAACAAACCTGTGTTAGCAGGATTTAAAATTGGCCACTGCAAACCTAATATTGCGATTCCATTAGGTGTGGATGTAATTTTGGACGCAGATGAAAAGGCATTAAGAATTTTACCTGGGGTAGAGTAA
- a CDS encoding DUF4183 domain-containing protein, translating into MNEINPTKFVYKDCCEENRFYWPRIKAIDICSIPPPPVIVPGGTIIPTINRYFYIVTENIDLSNGVILPANLFSDDNGNLVTEFEIFNPNGYVNLYINAVMQEGGIYTVTSASLTILPNNGTIFAGTPIIIESLGFTTNSI; encoded by the coding sequence ATGAATGAAATAAATCCCACAAAATTTGTTTACAAAGATTGTTGTGAAGAGAATAGATTTTATTGGCCTCGTATAAAAGCTATTGATATATGTTCTATTCCCCCTCCCCCAGTCATTGTCCCAGGTGGAACTATTATTCCAACGATAAATAGATATTTTTATATTGTTACAGAAAATATCGATCTATCAAATGGAGTCATACTTCCGGCTAATCTATTTTCAGATGATAATGGAAATTTGGTAACAGAATTCGAAATTTTTAATCCCAATGGATATGTTAACCTGTACATCAATGCTGTGATGCAAGAAGGAGGGATATATACAGTAACTTCAGCTTCATTAACAATTCTCCCGAATAATGGAACTATTTTTGCTGGAACTCCAATCATTATAGAATCATTGGGATTTACAACAAATTCTATATAA
- the tnpB gene encoding IS66 family insertion sequence element accessory protein TnpB (TnpB, as the term is used for proteins encoded by IS66 family insertion elements, is considered an accessory protein, since TnpC, encoded by a neighboring gene, is a DDE family transposase.), translated as MKHDFTSVQNIYIICGKTDMRKGIDGLATLIQDSFELDPYSDSIFLFSGWSKDRYKCLYFDGDGFAMFYKRLDNGKLQWPKDENEVRNLSQQELRWLLEGLSIQQPKAIAKSSKGIF; from the coding sequence GTGAAGCATGATTTTACGAGTGTGCAAAACATCTATATTATTTGTGGAAAGACTGACATGCGCAAAGGGATAGATGGTCTTGCAACACTTATTCAAGATTCTTTTGAATTAGATCCTTACAGTGATTCGATTTTTCTTTTTTCCGGATGGAGTAAGGATCGCTATAAGTGCTTATACTTTGATGGAGATGGCTTCGCCATGTTTTATAAAAGATTAGATAATGGCAAACTTCAATGGCCAAAAGATGAAAATGAAGTGCGCAATCTTTCTCAACAAGAATTGCGCTGGCTATTAGAAGGTCTCTCCATACAACAGCCAAAGGCTATTGCAAAATCTTCAAAAGGAATCTTTTAA
- the tnpC gene encoding IS66 family transposase: MPVDQKQEEQNERIIRLFEQQLAQSNRQIEALTEQVRQLTKALYGSKSEKSKYQAPDGQVSLFEDDPSFNEPEQTEEQSTETISYSVTRKKKNKKRNDSFCENIEIEEIHHHPVHLTCDCCHQEMVEFSSTLVREEAKFIPATMKRVQHFEHIYECKACKKDVSQKAQIKRGKAPQGAIQRSIAGPTVLAKLIYDKFIQYLPLYRQVKEWERHGLLTNDKNLSNWVIRVAEDWLQPLYDLMKQLLTAKSVLHMDETFGQILKRSDGKPAQSNAYNWVSRSVPSEGPVIVLFKSALSRGRAILEDFIKGFKGTVICDGYSAYGQLPDVQFANCWAHVRRYWLKAESKNGQIGVQYCDRLFHIERKIKHLLPEERVQIRQQESKPIIDEFFDWIDRSPFFGKNAIAKAAEYTLSRKEALMVFLENGNVAIDNNPAENAIRPNVIGRKNWLFSVSEAGAQANAICLSLAETAKANGIDFYKYLVKLLTDLPNLPFHQQPEILHSYLPWSENIQVTCAK; this comes from the coding sequence ATGCCTGTTGATCAAAAGCAAGAAGAACAAAACGAACGTATTATTCGATTATTTGAGCAACAACTGGCTCAATCAAATCGACAAATAGAAGCATTAACTGAACAAGTTCGTCAGTTAACAAAAGCCTTATATGGCTCTAAATCAGAAAAATCAAAATATCAAGCGCCCGATGGGCAAGTTTCCTTATTTGAAGACGACCCGTCTTTTAACGAACCTGAGCAGACAGAAGAACAAAGCACTGAAACGATTAGTTATTCGGTTACACGTAAAAAGAAAAATAAAAAACGAAATGATTCATTCTGTGAAAACATAGAAATAGAAGAAATTCATCATCATCCTGTTCACTTAACTTGTGACTGTTGTCATCAGGAGATGGTTGAATTTAGTTCAACATTAGTGCGGGAAGAAGCAAAGTTCATTCCAGCTACAATGAAACGCGTACAGCACTTTGAGCATATTTATGAGTGTAAAGCCTGCAAAAAAGATGTCTCACAGAAGGCGCAAATCAAACGTGGCAAAGCACCACAAGGTGCTATTCAAAGAAGTATTGCCGGTCCTACGGTTTTAGCAAAGCTTATTTACGATAAGTTTATTCAGTACCTGCCTCTTTACCGTCAGGTAAAGGAGTGGGAACGCCACGGTCTCCTCACGAACGATAAAAATTTATCGAATTGGGTGATTCGTGTAGCAGAAGATTGGCTTCAACCGCTATATGATTTGATGAAGCAACTATTAACAGCAAAATCTGTGCTGCATATGGATGAAACCTTTGGGCAAATACTGAAGCGTTCCGATGGAAAGCCAGCGCAATCAAACGCTTATAATTGGGTTTCTCGTAGTGTTCCAAGCGAAGGTCCTGTGATCGTTCTTTTTAAAAGTGCGCTTTCTCGTGGGCGTGCTATTTTAGAAGATTTTATCAAAGGATTTAAAGGTACCGTCATATGCGATGGCTATTCTGCTTATGGACAACTACCTGACGTTCAATTCGCCAACTGTTGGGCGCATGTACGTCGATATTGGTTAAAGGCCGAGAGTAAGAATGGACAAATCGGTGTGCAGTATTGTGATCGATTATTTCATATTGAGCGTAAAATCAAGCATCTTTTACCTGAGGAACGTGTCCAAATTCGACAACAAGAGTCAAAGCCAATTATCGATGAATTTTTTGATTGGATTGATCGTTCACCTTTCTTTGGTAAAAATGCCATTGCGAAAGCAGCTGAATACACGTTAAGTCGTAAAGAGGCATTAATGGTGTTTCTTGAAAATGGTAATGTAGCCATCGATAACAATCCAGCTGAAAATGCGATTCGTCCTAATGTCATCGGTCGAAAAAATTGGCTTTTCTCTGTGAGTGAAGCAGGTGCGCAAGCAAATGCCATTTGTCTAAGTCTAGCTGAAACCGCTAAAGCAAACGGAATCGATTTCTATAAATACCTGGTAAAGCTACTAACAGACTTACCAAATTTACCGTTTCATCAGCAACCTGAAATTTTACATAGCTACCTGCCGTGGTCAGAAAATATTCAAGTCACATGTGCAAAATAG
- the tnpC gene encoding IS66 family transposase translates to MVKIELTPTLTIEELAKKNAALEKQNEALLAKLNWWEAQFRLSQQKKYGASSEKTNQDQLTLTLFNEMEMTSDNTVEEPTLETVTYKRKKRSGQIEAMLENLPVETIHYRLSEEEQVCLCCGEKTHEMSTQIRRELKIIPAQVEVVEHVQHIYSCRHCEKEGTETPIVTAKMPAPMYPGSLASPSAMAYLMSQKYCEGLPLYRQEKQLERMGISLSRQTMANWMMYGANTWLIHLYHHLHKKLLQEDIAHADETSLQVLNEPGRAATSKSFMWMYRTGREVAPIVLYDYQTTRSGKHPKAFLQGFSGYLHVDGYAGYHDLKNVELVGCWAHARRKYDEALKSLPANLQNTEQPCAAKIGLQFCNRLFAIDKKINKMDDCTPERRYEERLKQSKPVLDDFLVWLKTEKARVAPKTKLGEAITYCLNQWQKLVVFLKDGRLELDNNRGERSIKPFVIGRKAWLFASSPKGAKASAVIYSIVETAKENQLDPLKYLTYVLEQLPLIERTDDAALDALMPWSDKIPTNCHVPKRTI, encoded by the coding sequence ATGGTAAAAATCGAACTTACTCCAACACTTACAATTGAAGAACTCGCAAAAAAGAATGCGGCGTTGGAAAAACAAAATGAAGCCCTACTGGCTAAACTCAACTGGTGGGAAGCACAGTTCCGCCTGAGCCAACAAAAGAAGTATGGTGCTTCAAGTGAAAAAACCAACCAAGATCAACTTACGCTGACGCTATTCAATGAAATGGAAATGACGTCAGATAACACGGTCGAAGAACCGACGCTTGAAACGGTTACCTATAAACGTAAAAAGCGTTCGGGTCAAATCGAAGCGATGTTAGAAAACTTGCCTGTCGAAACGATTCACTATCGTTTAAGCGAAGAAGAGCAGGTTTGTTTGTGTTGCGGTGAAAAGACACACGAAATGAGTACACAAATCCGTCGTGAATTGAAAATCATTCCGGCACAAGTCGAAGTGGTCGAACATGTTCAACACATTTACAGCTGCCGTCATTGTGAAAAAGAAGGAACAGAAACACCTATCGTCACAGCGAAAATGCCAGCGCCTATGTATCCAGGTAGCTTAGCTTCGCCATCAGCGATGGCTTATTTGATGAGCCAAAAATATTGTGAAGGTCTTCCGCTTTATCGACAAGAAAAACAATTAGAGCGAATGGGCATTTCACTCTCACGTCAAACGATGGCGAACTGGATGATGTATGGGGCGAACACATGGCTTATCCATTTATATCATCATCTTCATAAAAAACTACTACAAGAGGATATTGCCCATGCGGATGAGACCAGTTTACAAGTATTAAATGAACCTGGTCGCGCTGCGACAAGCAAATCGTTTATGTGGATGTATCGAACAGGTCGAGAAGTGGCGCCCATCGTGCTTTATGACTATCAAACAACACGCTCGGGTAAACATCCCAAAGCATTTTTACAAGGTTTTTCAGGTTATCTCCATGTCGATGGATATGCAGGTTATCACGACTTGAAAAATGTCGAGTTGGTCGGGTGCTGGGCGCACGCGCGTCGAAAATATGATGAAGCACTGAAATCCTTACCAGCAAATCTACAAAATACAGAGCAGCCATGTGCCGCAAAAATAGGCCTTCAATTCTGTAATCGTTTATTTGCGATCGACAAAAAGATTAATAAAATGGACGACTGTACACCTGAACGTCGCTACGAGGAACGTCTGAAGCAGAGTAAACCTGTATTAGATGATTTTTTAGTATGGCTAAAAACAGAAAAAGCCCGTGTCGCACCAAAAACAAAATTAGGTGAAGCCATTACATACTGTTTAAATCAGTGGCAAAAACTCGTGGTATTTTTAAAGGATGGTCGTCTAGAGTTAGATAATAATCGAGGCGAACGTTCGATTAAACCGTTCGTTATCGGTCGCAAGGCGTGGTTATTTGCGAGTTCTCCAAAAGGCGCAAAGGCTAGTGCTGTCATTTACAGTATTGTAGAAACAGCCAAAGAGAACCAACTCGATCCGCTGAAATATTTAACGTATGTCTTGGAACAGCTGCCGTTAATTGAACGAACAGACGACGCAGCGTTAGATGCGTTGATGCCTTGGTCAGATAAAATTCCGACCAACTGCCACGTACCAAAACGAACTATATAG
- the tnpA gene encoding IS66 family insertion sequence element accessory protein TnpA: MKRSERQLMWQSRIQAFHTSGEASVAAWCAKENVPVQSMYQWLRKSRTQTKIQPAQWLPVVVQEPVLPETIPITIKLNGITIDCPPDFDEATLTKVLQVVQHHVH, encoded by the coding sequence ATGAAACGATCAGAACGTCAGCTGATGTGGCAATCTCGTATTCAAGCTTTCCACACGAGTGGTGAAGCAAGCGTTGCTGCTTGGTGCGCAAAAGAAAATGTACCTGTTCAAAGTATGTATCAGTGGCTGCGTAAATCACGGACGCAGACAAAAATTCAACCTGCTCAGTGGTTACCTGTTGTTGTACAAGAGCCTGTTCTACCTGAAACGATTCCCATTACGATTAAATTAAATGGCATCACCATTGACTGTCCACCCGATTTTGATGAAGCGACTTTAACGAAAGTCCTTCAGGTTGTCCAACATCATGTTCACTAA
- a CDS encoding methyl-accepting chemotaxis protein, which translates to MYKNKNIVMILFSVVMSGITVAVFLLHRVFGWIEPYTLLEQSRGASLTPMNASIIFSLISISIGLIIASYILFRKNSSHTYIPMFTAISATIGSIALIASGHGLVEYHFSVFLVVAALGYYESVKIVVVSTMIFVAQHLLGYFFVPELLCGLTEYPFKLLLIHAFFLLLTSGVVITQILVRKHTIQQYKKEKNHADIIKNMMKNVNGMSQQVLENINTLESSATTSKESAQHTQLAIQHLVTAADEQMDYTEKSRAMLEKVNESTHTVINHLTISKEASQETSEEALHGMAVMSDTVQQMNSVVKSADQMQFVVKQLENRSIEIENTLQLITEIAAQTNLLAYH; encoded by the coding sequence ATGTATAAAAATAAAAATATAGTAATGATTTTATTTTCAGTTGTTATGAGCGGCATTACGGTAGCCGTATTTCTTTTACATCGGGTTTTTGGATGGATCGAACCGTATACTTTGCTGGAACAATCACGTGGAGCATCTTTAACACCAATGAATGCATCAATCATCTTTTCTTTAATTTCAATATCCATTGGTCTGATTATTGCATCCTATATATTATTTAGAAAAAACAGTTCACATACATATATCCCTATGTTCACAGCTATTTCAGCAACTATCGGAAGTATAGCTCTCATCGCAAGCGGACACGGATTGGTAGAATATCATTTTTCTGTATTTCTGGTGGTGGCCGCATTAGGCTATTATGAAAGTGTTAAAATTGTTGTCGTATCAACAATGATTTTCGTAGCTCAGCATCTACTAGGCTATTTCTTTGTACCGGAATTATTGTGCGGTTTGACTGAGTATCCATTTAAATTACTGCTGATCCATGCCTTCTTCCTATTGTTGACTAGTGGGGTTGTCATCACGCAAATTCTTGTGCGTAAACATACAATTCAGCAATACAAAAAAGAAAAGAATCATGCTGACATTATTAAAAATATGATGAAAAATGTTAATGGCATGTCTCAACAAGTACTGGAAAATATTAATACTTTGGAGTCGAGTGCCACAACCAGTAAAGAATCAGCGCAACACACTCAATTGGCAATCCAGCATTTAGTAACAGCAGCAGATGAACAGATGGACTATACAGAGAAAAGTCGTGCAATGCTTGAAAAAGTAAACGAAAGTACCCATACGGTCATCAATCACCTGACCATCTCAAAAGAAGCTTCACAGGAAACATCGGAAGAGGCATTACACGGGATGGCCGTTATGTCAGATACGGTTCAACAGATGAACAGTGTCGTGAAAAGTGCAGATCAGATGCAATTCGTTGTGAAGCAGTTGGAGAACCGTTCAATTGAAATTGAAAATACATTACAGTTAATTACGGAAATTGCCGCTCAAACGAATTTGCTTGCATATCATTGA
- a CDS encoding tyrosine-type recombinase/integrase codes for MGLLELTNIISNSFTIDESLDKLGEYIKRKKINGLHYAHFIANKGVGCVVKPDYTTHNEATDLLIEIVSSGDSPNTVRSTAYDLTKFLDFLMLFEITLEEVTDLEELLVGYLLYLRILGTKGINVTKSIMWSLIDYIPLVDDDIKNLDINEYGKRSFSSANELSNDSIVKALQNTFKYIDFYNKRKPIAVDSIPRKKVDNTSSFSSTNKVAYAKVKYDTKALCAKAGIKHIESKKKASPIKVRIPTLEEIELFMSALNLIKTSNINKLVIYLLKGFGIREGELSNLLFDTSKLPSNFLHLNYNEALSLLKEQKFGDLYYNKSLNKWICEVRLTEDNSHHTRRNKTNSREVFYIFEQEELTSILYSALRERQLLIKVKNTKNPDELFISPRNDCKPMLGSTVYSIVKTISKNISKKTGVDYSFITPHTFRHFYATYLLRIKKYTLDDVSRLLGHSDTEITRTTYIHYLNDDKPESIISDIKNTIK; via the coding sequence ATGGGGCTATTAGAATTAACTAACATAATAAGCAATTCCTTCACCATAGATGAATCACTAGATAAACTTGGTGAATATATAAAACGTAAAAAGATTAATGGATTACATTATGCTCATTTCATTGCAAATAAAGGGGTTGGGTGTGTAGTTAAACCCGATTACACTACACATAATGAAGCAACTGATTTATTAATAGAAATTGTTTCAAGTGGAGATTCACCTAATACAGTAAGATCAACAGCTTATGATTTGACTAAATTTTTAGATTTTTTAATGTTATTTGAAATTACTTTAGAGGAAGTTACTGATTTAGAGGAATTATTAGTAGGATATTTATTGTATCTTAGAATACTTGGCACTAAGGGAATAAACGTAACTAAAAGCATAATGTGGAGTTTGATAGACTATATCCCATTAGTAGATGATGATATAAAAAACCTAGATATTAATGAATATGGGAAAAGAAGTTTTTCATCAGCCAACGAACTAAGCAACGACTCTATTGTTAAAGCTTTACAAAATACGTTTAAATATATCGACTTTTATAACAAAAGAAAACCCATCGCAGTAGATTCAATCCCAAGAAAAAAGGTGGATAACACATCCAGCTTCTCTTCAACAAACAAGGTAGCTTATGCAAAGGTAAAATACGATACAAAGGCTCTTTGTGCAAAGGCAGGAATTAAACATATTGAATCTAAAAAGAAAGCATCTCCTATTAAAGTAAGAATTCCTACTCTAGAAGAGATTGAATTATTTATGAGTGCTTTGAATTTAATTAAGACTTCTAATATTAATAAATTAGTTATTTACTTATTAAAAGGGTTTGGAATAAGAGAAGGTGAACTATCTAATCTATTATTTGATACAAGTAAATTACCTAGCAACTTCTTACACTTAAATTACAATGAAGCGTTATCACTTTTGAAAGAACAAAAATTTGGTGATCTATACTATAATAAATCACTTAATAAATGGATATGTGAGGTTAGACTTACAGAAGATAATTCCCATCATACAAGAAGAAATAAAACTAACAGTAGAGAAGTTTTTTACATATTTGAACAAGAAGAACTTACAAGCATTCTATACAGTGCATTAAGAGAACGTCAATTATTAATTAAAGTTAAGAATACAAAAAATCCTGATGAGTTATTCATCTCACCTAGAAATGATTGTAAACCTATGCTCGGAAGCACTGTTTATTCTATTGTTAAAACCATTAGTAAAAATATAAGTAAGAAAACAGGAGTTGATTATTCCTTTATTACTCCCCACACTTTCCGACATTTTTACGCTACGTATTTGCTACGAATTAAAAAATATACTTTGGATGATGTATCACGTTTATTAGGTCATTCAGATACAGAAATAACGAGGACTACCTATATTCATTATTTAAACGATGATAAGCCAGAATCCATTATTTCAGATATAAAAAATACCATAAAATGA
- a CDS encoding DUF4183 domain-containing protein, producing the protein MALSIININVKVNGSSTRFFNVLAADLSVIDGTTIAATAFLDDSGTAATAFPVVVNGYYNFYINGVMQEGDSYTISATDLTFNNVTGTISAGTPLVIEAVELVTQT; encoded by the coding sequence ATGGCACTTTCAATTATTAACATTAATGTAAAAGTCAATGGTTCTTCGACAAGATTTTTTAATGTATTGGCTGCAGATTTATCAGTAATTGATGGTACTACGATTGCTGCAACTGCTTTTTTAGACGATAGCGGGACTGCTGCAACTGCTTTTCCGGTAGTAGTAAATGGTTACTACAATTTCTATATTAACGGTGTAATGCAAGAGGGCGATTCTTATACAATCTCTGCAACAGATTTAACTTTTAACAATGTTACTGGTACAATCTCAGCCGGAACTCCATTAGTAATAGAAGCTGTAGAATTAGTTACACAAACTTAA
- the istB gene encoding IS21-like element helper ATPase IstB: MTHPFELLQDKCRTLRLAETAKELPNLMRAAESKNWTYHELIHEILSYELNCREKKNNERLMKWAEFPEKLTFEEYNLNEQSAIGEKQLNVLKELNWVEEYFTLIMMGPTGAGKTHLSIALGIHAVEKGYQVSFISMSQLMYVLKTKEYTNKSKTRYKRIITSDLIIIDDVMYMTYEAQEANLFFQFIYDLYDKAAFILTSNKGPGEWGKFLGDPTLTTAILDRLLHRSEIITFDKEADSIRMKYRKALFQHQTVET, from the coding sequence ATGACCCATCCTTTCGAATTATTACAAGACAAATGTCGCACCCTACGTCTGGCTGAGACAGCAAAAGAGTTGCCGAATCTAATGCGAGCAGCGGAATCAAAGAATTGGACTTATCATGAATTGATTCACGAAATCTTGAGTTACGAATTGAACTGTAGAGAGAAAAAGAATAATGAGAGATTAATGAAGTGGGCTGAGTTTCCAGAGAAGTTAACTTTTGAAGAATATAACTTGAATGAACAATCAGCAATAGGAGAAAAACAACTTAATGTTCTAAAAGAATTGAATTGGGTTGAAGAATATTTCACATTAATTATGATGGGCCCAACTGGAGCTGGTAAAACGCATTTGTCGATCGCTTTAGGAATACACGCCGTGGAGAAAGGATACCAAGTATCCTTTATCTCCATGAGCCAACTCATGTATGTTTTAAAAACAAAAGAATATACCAACAAGTCGAAAACTCGTTACAAGCGGATTATTACATCTGATTTGATTATCATTGATGACGTGATGTACATGACATACGAAGCTCAGGAAGCTAACTTATTCTTTCAATTTATCTATGATTTATATGATAAAGCTGCATTTATATTGACATCAAACAAAGGTCCAGGAGAATGGGGGAAGTTTTTAGGAGACCCAACATTAACAACCGCTATTTTGGATCGCTTACTTCATCGAAGTGAGATTATCACATTTGACAAAGAGGCAGATAGTATTCGAATGAAATATAGAAAGGCTTTATTCCAACATCAAACTGTTGAAACTTAA
- the tnpB gene encoding IS66 family insertion sequence element accessory protein TnpB (TnpB, as the term is used for proteins encoded by IS66 family insertion elements, is considered an accessory protein, since TnpC, encoded by a neighboring gene, is a DDE family transposase.) — protein MFTNLRMDQVFIACGPTDLRKSVDGLAAIVQESFQLDPFSSHLFVFCNRKKDKLKILHWDHNGFWLFYRRLEDGLFDWPDEATTPLKISGRQFKWLLEGLPMNQKSSHMKISAKVVI, from the coding sequence ATGTTCACTAATTTAAGAATGGATCAAGTGTTCATTGCGTGTGGACCAACAGATTTACGGAAATCCGTGGATGGTCTCGCTGCAATTGTACAAGAAAGCTTTCAGCTTGATCCCTTTTCATCGCATCTCTTTGTATTCTGTAACCGAAAAAAGGATAAATTAAAAATCCTTCACTGGGACCATAATGGATTTTGGCTCTTTTATCGTCGTTTAGAAGATGGCCTGTTTGACTGGCCCGATGAAGCGACTACGCCATTGAAAATTTCAGGCAGGCAATTTAAATGGTTACTCGAAGGGTTACCTATGAATCAAAAATCCTCACATATGAAGATTTCTGCTAAAGTTGTCATTTGA